Part of the Rhodobacteraceae bacterium M385 genome is shown below.
TCTTGGTCTACATCTCGCTGCTTATCGTGCCCCTTTCTTGGTGGGTTCTCTATCGGACCCGGTTCGGACTGCGCCTGCGTGCTGTGGGCGAAAACCCGGGCGCAGTGGATACGGCAGGCATCTCCGTGGTCGCCCTGCGCTATGCAGCCGTCGTGATCTGCGGCGTACTGTGCGGCTTGGCTGGGGCCTATCTGGCAACAGGCCTATCCGCAGGCTTCGTGAAAGAGATGAGCGCTGGCCGCGGCTTCATCGCCCTCGCCGCCCTGATCTTCGCCAAATGGCGCCCTTGGTACGCCCTATACGCCTGCTTGCTGTTTGGTCTCCTCGATGCCGTTGGCAACCGGTTCCAGAATATCGAGATCTTCTCGATCACCGTGCCGGTTCAATTCATGCAGGCGCTACCCTACATCCTTACGGTCGTGATCCTCGCAGGCTTCGTCGGCCGCGCCATCCCGCCCCGTGCGGGGGGGGAGCCCTACGTCAAAGAACGCTAGTTCGCGCAGGGCGCTTCATAATAGCTGTAGCGCCCGCGGCTGATTTTGGGATTGAGTTGTATTTGCCAAGATGAAGGAGGGAGGCGTGCCTGACTTTGCGCGCTGCACCAAGCTCCACCCCGGCCCCGGCTCTACCGGATTGGCTACCGGCATGTCCGAGGTCCGAGGCTTCACCTTGGACGCCGCTTCACTCTCCAGCTATCGGCGCATCGCCACTCTGGCTCGTTAAGGTTAACATTGAGTTGACCCGCCCTAAAGAAATGCGTTGCCGTGAGATAGAAACACAGCACCCGCTGCTCCCTTCATCTTGGCAAATACACCTCCGGGGGTATGCGCAT
Proteins encoded:
- a CDS encoding ABC transporter permease, whose translation is MDFMTILQLLDSTVRLATPLLLACLAGLFSERAGIFDIGLEGKMLAAAFFSAAIAFTTGNVWIGLGAGILASIALSLLHGLASITFRGNQLISGVALNFLASGLTVVIAQTWFSQGGRTPPLTGASRFNEVVLPGAASRIRDIAELGPLGQIYSELISGHSILVYISLLIVPLSWWVLYRTRFGLRLRAVGENPGAVDTAGISVVALRYAAVVICGVLCGLAGAYLATGLSAGFVKEMSAGRGFIALAALIFAKWRPWYALYACLLFGLLDAVGNRFQNIEIFSITVPVQFMQALPYILTVVILAGFVGRAIPPRAGGEPYVKER